The stretch of DNA CAGCGACCTCGCAATCTCCACCGTCTGATCTGAGCTATTCATATCCGCGACCAAAATGTCTTCGCACAGGTCGCCGATGGACTCTATCGCCCGGCGGATGTTCTTCTCTTCGTTTCTCGTATGAATGATCGCCGTTATCAAGTCAGCCACCCCGCAATTGAAGGAGGAACCAATTTATACGCTTTCGAGACAGCACCACAATCAGAACTGCGAACCCCGCGGCGCCCGAAACGCTCACTGCCACTAGGCGTGCCCATGACGCGTTGTCAAAAAAACGACCGACCAGCACCGAAGCAAGACAGAAGCAAATTCCCGATGCGATCCAAGGCTCCGCAATAGATCTAACGGGCCTGAAGGCCACCTCAGAACGTGTCTTGACAATTAACCAGACCGTGACTCCTTGGGCCGCGATATTCGCATACCCGTACGAGTTTTCGCCCAGCATCGGAACCAGGACAAGAACTCCCACCCACGTGGCCGCGAGCCATCCTAAGGCCGCCTTGAAGACAACGGCGGCGCTTCCGGTTGCATTGAGAAGACCCGAGCAAACGATCGAAGCCGGCGTCAGGACGTTCGCGACTGACAACAGACAAACAAGCGGAATCGCCGCTGTCCACCTATCGCCGTAGATCAGCGTAGTAATTGATGAGATCGAAGCGAGGGTCCCGCAGACGACCAAAGCCGTAACGGCGTTGAGCCAGAACAAAACTTGCTCAGCCGCCTGCCCCATTCGTACCCGATCACTTTGCATCCGCGCGAAAGCCGGAAGAAGGAGTCGCGAGAACACCATCACAAGGTAGGTCCCCAAGACGGCAACCTGTTGGGCCCAATTCACACGGCCGACGGCAGTAGCGCCAACAACAAGGCCGATGACCAGAGGGTTTGCTGCGTCTTTAAGAGCGTTGACTAAACTCGCCATGGCGTTGAACCAAGCGAATCTCCATAGATCGCGGATCTCTCGGAAGGCGAAGCTTGGCAAAGGAGGCATGCCGACGCGCCACAAGACATAGGGAACGGCACTCACTGAAGATGCCAAAAAGGCGACGCCCAGACCGACCACACGGAGTCCGGAAAGGGCAGCGATCGCTGCAACCACATTGAAGACGATAGGGCGGACCGCCAATAGTGCACCGGACTCTGCGAGGCGCAGCGCGCGCTCGAGTTGGATGACGCCGATCGTCGAAAACGGAACGAAGACGACACCGATAGCGCAGAGATAGATACAAGCACGCGCATCGCGCACGTCATGAAACGGCGCGCAGATACTGGGGTTGAGGCCGACAAGGAGCCCAGCCAGGACAACGGCGACCGACAGTTGTGCTCCGTATACGACCGCTAGACGGCGCCTGGTCGGCACTTCCCTGTGTTGGACTGCCGCCGCCGAGAACCCCGCTTCCACGAGAAGGTACGACGACGTCATGATGAGGGTGACGACCGCATACATTCCGAATTCGGCTGTCGACAGCTTTCGCGCAAGGACGATCCCGACGCCAGCGGACGAGAATGCCACCAGTATCTGCCGGGCAACGAGCACAACGCCGCCCGCCGCCACTTTAGCCGCGTTGGTGCTCAATGTGTTGACCTTCGGGCTCATCCAGAGTCCCTGGGATAGATCGCGGCGCCCCTAACATCGGATGTCAATGCCGTACGAGCACCGCGATAGACGGCGCGCAGGCGCTCCCAATCTGCGGTGACGGCGTATCCAAGCAGTCGTTTTGAGATCCGGATCATGGCGCCGAGTTTTATCAGCGCTCCCCTGTGTATCTTGGCGAGGATGACGGCGCCGTAAGCCGAATATTCCACCACTCGGCTCCCGGCCTGGCGGTGGGAGGCGCCCCCTTTGTGCTCAACCACCGCCTCGTCAGCAACAATGAGACGCCATCCCGCGGCATTTGCTCGAAGGCCGTAGTCCACGTCCTCCCAGTACATGAAGAATCGCTCATCCAGCAATCCGATGTCCAAGATCGTTTCTGCTCGTAGCAGTACAGCTGCCCAGGTGAGGAAGTCAGGGCGGGTCGGATTCGACTCCTCGACGGCCAAGCGCCACGGAACGAAGCGTCCCCCGTTCGAGGTGACTTCATTAGCAGAGTTTACGATCCGTGGACCAACGAGACCGGCCCTTGGATCCGAACCCATCACGTGAAGCAAACGGCGCAAGGCCCCCCGGCGGATCAAGGCGTCATTGTTGATGATCAATAATCTCTTCGCGCCACTTTCGATCGATGTCTTCATCCCGATGTTTATACCCGAGCTGAAACCCAAGTTTCGCGGTTCAGCGATGACACGAACTCGACCGCCGCGAAGAGCTTCGCTCGCCTCGACGCGGCGCTTGAGCGAGCCGTCCGTCTCATTGTCCACCAACCAGATGAAGCGGCATTCTGCCTCTGCGGCCAACGCTTCTGCGCAAGCAAGGGTCGACTCGGCGTCGCGCCAATTCAACACGATTGCGTCACAGGGGGCTATGTTCACCGGATGCTCCCTTGGCGCGGATCCGAAACCCGCGTAACGACGCCTTGCGCCAGCGCGAAGACCTCATCGTCCCGACTCCATAGCGCGCACCGCCGTAGAAACACGCTCTGCTACCGAGTCCCAGGACGGTCTCGAAACATCGTTCTCGCGGACCGGGGCAGCGAGACCCGATAAGGTTGTCGCGGCGTGTGCGAATGCCTCGGCGTCATCTTGGTCAGATACAGCGATTCCGCATTCAGCGACGATCTCGGCTACTGCTCGGCATCCCTGGTAGTAGACCACCGGTGTGCCGCAATGAATCGCCTCCAAAGCTGGCAGTCCGAAGCCTTCGACGATGGATGGCATCAGGAGCGAGCGGGCTCCTCGATAATAGGAGGCGAGGCGCTCGTCGTCGATCGCTGTGATCATGTGACATCGATCAATGACCCCAGCTTGCGCGGCAGCGCGACGCGCGGGTTCGACATCTGTGGTGACGACGACCAGTTCATAGCCCGCCAGGAAGGTTAGCGCTCTTACGACGACTCCGAAGTTCTTGTGTGGCTTCGTGTTCCCCACATAAAGTACGTAGGGTCGATCTAGCTTTTGTCTCGGCCCATCTGGAATGAAGTGCTCTGAGCACGCGTTTCCCGTCGTATGGACGACGACTTGGTCGTTTGAGAGCCACTCGCGAATCGCCGTCGCTGACGTCTGCGAGACAGTCAGGACGTGTCCTGCTCGCGCAACGGCCGGCTTCACGAGCCTCTCGTAATATCGCTCGTGCGCTCTTCCTGCCAACCCAGGTTGCGGGTGGGTCAAGTGGATCAGGTCATGGATCGTCAGCAACTGGCGAGCTCGCGACCGCCCGGTCCCGAAGCCTGGGCTGTAGATGACGTCGTCTCGTCGAGGGACGCGCCACCCGCGGGCGACGTACGCGAGCGGAGATGTCGGACTGCCAGCGACGGGCAGGCGATGGAATGGCATGTCGAAGCGGGAGAGTACCTCGCGGGCGTAGCGAGCGATGCCGTGGTTGCCGGTATAGCGCTGATCGATGAAGAGCGTCATGATCGCGTCACCCAGTGCTCGACGCGGGCGCCGAAGGCTTGCCGTGAGAACTGACGGCATGCCTTCGGGACGGCCGCCATCTCAATGCTCATGGCCTTCGCCGCTGCCACTGCGAGTTCTGGCGTTGAGAGCGATCCGTGAACAGGGATACCGCCACCTACAGCGCGCATGCTCTCGGATGCTCCTCCGTCAGCGTTGACCAGCACAGGCGTGCCGGCCGCCATGGCCTCGACCGGCATGATGCCGAAGTCTTCAACGGCGAGGAAGACGAAGAGGGCAGCACGCTGGTACAACGCATACAGCATCTCGTCCGTAACGCGGCCGAGGAACGTGACCGGCACGCGAGCTGAGTCCGCGTGCGCACGAAGCTCAGCTTCGCCCGGGCCGGCGCCGGCGATCGCCACGGGCATATCAAGCCGATTCCCAAGATCGATGACGCGGTCAAGACGCTTGTACGACACCAGTCGCGACGCACCGAGGAGGAACGCCTTCTCCGGCAGCGCGGACAGGTGCTGCGCCTCTTCAGCACTCACCACGTCGCCCCACCTCTCGACCGAGACGATTCGCTCGATGTCGACGGGCGGATAGATGACCTCGGCATCGACGCCCCACGAACGTCGGATCCGATCACGGACGTAGCGGCTGTTGGCGGCATAACGGACGCGGGGATCCACGAGTCGTCGATCGAGAGCTTTCAGCGGTGCCGCCGCGAGCCGCAACGACGCCCGGTCCCCTCGTGGCTCCACCTCGGGAGCCCAGAGGTAACGAGCCGGCGTATGCACATAGGCCAGTCCCCTCTTCCCGCGCCTCACAGCGTGCGTCGCAAGCTGATGGCCGAAGGCATGCGACGAGGCGAGGACCGTGTCGTAGCGCGTGACGTCCATGCGGCGCCAGGCGCTCGGCACGAGGGGCAGAGAAGCAGCCTTCCTGCCCCGCATCGGTGTCCGCGCCAGCCACGATTCGGAGACAGGCCGATCGAACGTATGCGGCATGTTGTTCCACAAGCATGCCGCGTCAGCCCCAGGGAAGAGCTCGAGAAGCCCCCGAAAGACGTTCTCTGAGCCTCCGGTCGACTCGATCCACTCGTGCGAGATCAACATCTCCACGTCGAACTCCCGTCAAGCAGACGGGCTAGCGGAGTTGTCCGGCGCGTAGCCGTACCCATAGCCGTAGCCGTAGCCGTAGCTACGCCCCTTCGTCGGTGCCATGTTCATGACGACGCCGACCAGTCGCGCGTCGACCTGCGCCAGTCGCTCGCCCGAGAGCTTGACCTGGTCCCGCGTCGCCTTGCCGTGCCGGACGACGACGAGAGCGCCGTCGGCGTGGCTGGCGATGAGAGCCGCGTCGGTGACCGGGAGGAGCGGCGGGGCGTCGATGAGGACGACGTCGTACTGATCTCGCAGCGTGCCGAGCAGGTCGGCCATCGCCTTGGACTGCAGCAGCTCGGCGGGGTTCGGCGGGATGGGGCCGGAAGCGAGGAAGGCGAGCTTCGAGTCATCGTGGATCTGGATCGCGTCCTCGAGCTTCACCTTGCCCACCAGGACGTTGGTGACGCCGACCGCTCCGTCCAGCCCGAGCCGGAGGGCCGCTCGTGGACGCCGGAGGTCGCCCTCGATCAGGACGGTGCGGACACCGGCCTGGGCGAGGCTGATCGCGAGGTTGACGGCCGTCGTCGTCTTCCCCTCGCTCGGCACCGAGGAGGAGACGACGTACACCTTCTGCTCCCGGTCGACGTCGACGAACTGGAGATTCGTCCGCAGCACCCGGAAGGCCTCCGCGCGCGGCGAGTGCAACTCGATGTCGGTGAGGAGCGGCTTGTCCTTCGCGCTCGGGTCGAAGCCGATCGCGCCCAGCAGGGGCTTGTCGATGATCTGCGCCAGGTCGTCGGTCGAGGTGATCCGGGTGTCCAGGGTCTCACGCAGCACAGCCTGGCCGACACCGATCAGCAGCCCGAGCACGATGCCCAGGCCGACGTTGCGGGGCAGGCTCGGAGAGACCGCTGCATCGGAGTACGACGCGTTGTCGATCACTGTCGCCTTGATGGTGGGCTGAGAGGCTCCAGGCGGAGTCTCCAGCTGACGCACCATGTCGACCATCTGCTCGGCGTACGCCTGGGCGATCTTCTGGGCCACGTGCGGATCCGCGTCGGTGGCGGTGATGGTCAGATTGACCGTGTTAGCGGCCGTGGTGGCGGAGACCTGGCCGGCGAGCTCGGTCGGCGTCATGTCCAGGCCGCTGGCCTGGATGACCTTGCTCGCCAGATCCCGGCTGCTCACCAGCTGCACGTAGGACTGCACCCGATCCTGGGTGTACTGCCCGCTCTGGAACTGCACGCTGGAGTCGTTGGTCGCACCGGTGCTGATGAACAACGTCGTGTTCGAGGCGTACATCTTGGTCTGCGCGAGCGTGTACGCCAGCGCCAGCGCGCCGAGCACGACGACGCACGCCACGATCGAGATCCAGCGTCGCCGCAGGATCCGTAGGTAGTCAGCGATCTCCACGAGAGTTGTTCCTTTCTTGCCTCGCATCGTGCACGAGGATGACCGGCCCGAGCGTCGGTGCCTTTGTTCAACTGGTGGTGCATGCCCTCGCAGGCGTGGGTGGATCAGGGGCTCAACAT from Nocardioides sp. BP30 encodes:
- a CDS encoding oligosaccharide flippase family protein, which codes for MSPKVNTLSTNAAKVAAGGVVLVARQILVAFSSAGVGIVLARKLSTAEFGMYAVVTLIMTSSYLLVEAGFSAAAVQHREVPTRRRLAVVYGAQLSVAVVLAGLLVGLNPSICAPFHDVRDARACIYLCAIGVVFVPFSTIGVIQLERALRLAESGALLAVRPIVFNVVAAIAALSGLRVVGLGVAFLASSVSAVPYVLWRVGMPPLPSFAFREIRDLWRFAWFNAMASLVNALKDAANPLVIGLVVGATAVGRVNWAQQVAVLGTYLVMVFSRLLLPAFARMQSDRVRMGQAAEQVLFWLNAVTALVVCGTLASISSITTLIYGDRWTAAIPLVCLLSVANVLTPASIVCSGLLNATGSAAVVFKAALGWLAATWVGVLVLVPMLGENSYGYANIAAQGVTVWLIVKTRSEVAFRPVRSIAEPWIASGICFCLASVLVGRFFDNASWARLVAVSVSGAAGFAVLIVVLSRKRINWFLLQLRGG
- a CDS encoding glycosyltransferase family 2 protein; translated protein: MNIAPCDAIVLNWRDAESTLACAEALAAEAECRFIWLVDNETDGSLKRRVEASEALRGGRVRVIAEPRNLGFSSGINIGMKTSIESGAKRLLIINNDALIRRGALRRLLHVMGSDPRAGLVGPRIVNSANEVTSNGGRFVPWRLAVEESNPTRPDFLTWAAVLLRAETILDIGLLDERFFMYWEDVDYGLRANAAGWRLIVADEAVVEHKGGASHRQAGSRVVEYSAYGAVILAKIHRGALIKLGAMIRISKRLLGYAVTADWERLRAVYRGARTALTSDVRGAAIYPRDSG
- a CDS encoding glycosyltransferase family 4 protein, with translation MTLFIDQRYTGNHGIARYAREVLSRFDMPFHRLPVAGSPTSPLAYVARGWRVPRRDDVIYSPGFGTGRSRARQLLTIHDLIHLTHPQPGLAGRAHERYYERLVKPAVARAGHVLTVSQTSATAIREWLSNDQVVVHTTGNACSEHFIPDGPRQKLDRPYVLYVGNTKPHKNFGVVVRALTFLAGYELVVVTTDVEPARRAAAQAGVIDRCHMITAIDDERLASYYRGARSLLMPSIVEGFGLPALEAIHCGTPVVYYQGCRAVAEIVAECGIAVSDQDDAEAFAHAATTLSGLAAPVRENDVSRPSWDSVAERVSTAVRAMESGR
- a CDS encoding glycosyltransferase, which codes for MLISHEWIESTGGSENVFRGLLELFPGADAACLWNNMPHTFDRPVSESWLARTPMRGRKAASLPLVPSAWRRMDVTRYDTVLASSHAFGHQLATHAVRRGKRGLAYVHTPARYLWAPEVEPRGDRASLRLAAAPLKALDRRLVDPRVRYAANSRYVRDRIRRSWGVDAEVIYPPVDIERIVSVERWGDVVSAEEAQHLSALPEKAFLLGASRLVSYKRLDRVIDLGNRLDMPVAIAGAGPGEAELRAHADSARVPVTFLGRVTDEMLYALYQRAALFVFLAVEDFGIMPVEAMAAGTPVLVNADGGASESMRAVGGGIPVHGSLSTPELAVAAAKAMSIEMAAVPKACRQFSRQAFGARVEHWVTRS
- a CDS encoding polysaccharide biosynthesis tyrosine autokinase, which codes for MEIADYLRILRRRWISIVACVVVLGALALAYTLAQTKMYASNTTLFISTGATNDSSVQFQSGQYTQDRVQSYVQLVSSRDLASKVIQASGLDMTPTELAGQVSATTAANTVNLTITATDADPHVAQKIAQAYAEQMVDMVRQLETPPGASQPTIKATVIDNASYSDAAVSPSLPRNVGLGIVLGLLIGVGQAVLRETLDTRITSTDDLAQIIDKPLLGAIGFDPSAKDKPLLTDIELHSPRAEAFRVLRTNLQFVDVDREQKVYVVSSSVPSEGKTTTAVNLAISLAQAGVRTVLIEGDLRRPRAALRLGLDGAVGVTNVLVGKVKLEDAIQIHDDSKLAFLASGPIPPNPAELLQSKAMADLLGTLRDQYDVVLIDAPPLLPVTDAALIASHADGALVVVRHGKATRDQVKLSGERLAQVDARLVGVVMNMAPTKGRSYGYGYGYGYGYAPDNSASPSA